In Pleuronectes platessa chromosome 8, fPlePla1.1, whole genome shotgun sequence, the genomic stretch TTACACAAGGGGCAAATAAGCAAAAGCAACTATATTTCAATTTCTCATATGGCATGCCTTAGTATATCTTTGAGATGGGGAAATTCACATGCCAACAACTTGATATCAAATCCAGTATCTACTACCAATATAAAGACGTACCGATCTGGCATGAATACTACTCAATCATTTTAATGATCAGGAATATGTTGTGAATCCAAATTAAACTTGTGCTCTGCAACAGTAATCTAGCTGGAGTCAACGTTCCCTTTATTATTAtacaacaatgtttttttttatcaatacaAGTCACACAGAAGTTTCATGGTATAAGCCACTCCCAAAATATTAGTTTGTTTCTTTCAGGTGAGcgaaaaacagaaagagagagagagaacaagtcACACTGTAGATGTCAAACCAATTCATGTCCTACACCCTTTGGACATCACGATCTCTAAATAATTCTGATGTGTACACCGATATCACCTATTTGTTTTACACCAAATTTGGATGCTGTGATCGAGTAACTGAGGCCAACACTAACCTAATcttcatcaggtaatttacaaTCCAAAACCAATTCAATGATACAAAGTATGATTCAAAATTATTTATACAAGCTTATTTACAGCTAATACTTTGAATTGGTGTATCTACGACTTGTACCATTACCCAATTTATGGTATATAAAGGCGCCATTTAGGAGCTAATACAAAAGAAGTTGAAGTGCCTGAACTACCTGCAGGTGTGCAGCATTTAAAACCAGGGGATTCTTTATTAGATACAGATCTGCTTGTGCGCATTGTTTGGCGCAGTGCAAAAAACTGCTTGGTCACTACAGGTCGATTCAAACAACATGCATTGCTTGTGTCTAACTTTGGACTGCATTAATAATAGTCTTACTAGAGAGTGAAAATGTCCCAAGGACACTACATGGAGCACCCCGTATCAAACCTGCAACTGCATTATGATCAAACTCACAAATGGTATGAAGGAAATACATTTCAACAGTGGAGACACATTTCCTCAAGAGTCTCTCGTGGACATGGGATATTAGATTATTTAGGGTGAGGCAAAAGGCCTGTAGTCTGTTGTGAGCTACACCACACTCTCTCGGTTGGCTGACACCAGGACAGCCCTGCGGCAGATGGGGCAAGTTGAGTTTTCAGAGAGCCAGCGATCAATGCAGTGCACATGATACTCATGAGAGCAGGGTAGTTTACGTAGCTTGTTACCTTCTGCATACTCTGTTATGCAGACGCTGCAAGTTTTCAAGGCATCAGTCTCGCCAAAGTTGCGCATGGAGAGATTGTCAATCTGCTCTTTAGTAAGCCCTTGGGGCtggtcctcatcatcatcatttagaAGGAAGAAGTGGGCGAGTCGCAGGAAGGGCAGCGAGCTGGGCTCCTCTAAACTGATAGCTGGTCTAGGTCGAGCCCTGCCACCAGATGCCGGCGGAGCCGTGGCAAGTCCCTCAACCAAATCAGTCTCAACTGTCCGTGCTCTgactccagcagctgcaggcggCTCATCAACATCGGCAGCAGGAGTCGAAACAGCAGCGGGAGTAGCTTCTGGGTTGTTGAGGGTTTCACCCAGATCCGAAGGTGTGCTGGCTCCACGGTTTGAATCTGAAGAGTCAGAGTCTGAATCCATGAGGTAGCCAAGTTCACCAAAACCAGTCATAATCTGTCTAATCATAGACTGGAGAGCCATTGATGTGGCCTCTCCCAAACCTGCATCAGAGATTCTTCGAATAGGGATGCGAATAGTGCTGACGTAGGTCCTCACACCAGCACGCTCAGAGCGTGAGAAAGTCCTACGAAATCCACCACGCTCACTTTCATAAAGAAATGTGTTGTTTGAGTTCTGGGAGCGTGAGCGGGTACGACTGGCAATGCTGTCTCTTTGCCGATATTCACCTGGACGCACACGACGCACCTGGAGATCTAGCATAATAGTAGGTGGACGGCGTCCTGCTGCACCAGCCTCTCCCCCAGCAGCCTCTCCTTCCTGAGCTTCAACATTTTGGACCTCTGGGACAGATTCGGCACTTGCCCTAGATGGCTGTACATCACTGTCAGCTATGCTTTGCCTCGAAAGAACATGCTGTCGAGTCCGTGAACTTCCCTCTACTTGAGGCAGAGGGGGAGAACTGGTAGCAGGGGTAGGGACTTGAGAGTTGGGAGCCGGACGTGGATTAGGGAGACCATCCAGCTGATCCAAGCTCAGAGGGGAACGGCTCCTGGCTGTACGCGCCCTTGTCCTTCGTGGTTCTGGACTTCTGCTACGGGGTCTCCTTTGACCTCTGcgtggagaaagagaaagtgggGGTTGTACTGGCAAGGCAGCAGGTGAGCTGGGAGATTCTTCTAAAATCTCTGGTGAAACAACCTCTTCTAGCTCAGGCTCTGGCTCCACAATGACAGCCAACTCCTCTACAACTGGTTCTTCCACCACTTCTGTCTCCATGGGGACCTGAGGTTCAGCACTGGCCACTACTTCTTGTTCTTGACCCTCTGGAGACTCCTGCTCCCCTTCGGCAGCTGCCTGCTGTTCGGCCAGGTTACGGTTGACGCTGATTTCAAGGCTGAAACGAAAATCGCCACTGTTTGGGTTGGTCTGGCTTACTGCCCGCCATGACTGGTTTCCGCGATGTCCAGTTCTGGTTGTATTGCCGGTGCGTCTCACTGTGTTTAGCCAGTCCAGGAGACTATCTCCACCGGCCGGATCCTCTGAGCTTTCTGGTTGTACTGAAACACAGCAGAAATAACAAGTGAGAAAACTTATCTGATTGTGACCGTAAATCACAGAGTcgaaaaaaaaagctaaatgtcaAACTTACCAGCTGGCTCTTCTCCAACGTCAGTACTAGGGGTGTTGTTATTTGGCTGGTCTGGACCATCTTTGATTTGCTGAAGTCTATTAAACAGCTCATCCTCCGTTACCTCTCCTTAAGGAAACATTACAAAACAGGACCAAAGTCTGGTattagagaaagaaaaaatactttcagCGACCCACATGGTTACTTTCAAATTACATGTTTAACTCCTGTTCACAAATCTGACAGCCAGCTATTGCTGGGTGAGAAACAAGGGAGGTGGCTTGGAAGAATTGACAGTGGCACTTCCTATAATGAGAACACACATGTTCTGATACAGTGAAAGTGTTAAAATCGCTTGAGTGAAACTGTTCCACTATATATCTGGCAGGTAGGAGAACTAtgataaaacaaatgcaaaaatattaaaaaggtctaaaaaaagaaaagaaaatgaccaTGGTTTAATTTCTGTGATATGATGGCCCATAGATCTGTTTGGTTGTCTTTAAACACATCAACAGGACAATACTGAAAACCTCCAGACTTACCAGGGCATGTCACTGTCCATTCATTGCCCTCTCCTTGTAGGGTGCTCCGCTAAAGGACGTTCCAAACTTACATTCCCCCTGCCACTGTCCTGGGACAGAAACGGATTGTGGGTCTTCAGTAGTCTGTAGACTTTTGCATTTTGAGCAGTGACAAATCCAAAATGATATGCatctatgatttaattttattgttACGTCTCTTTCTACTGGGCAGGTATGAGTTGTGAGAATATGAAAGGATAACATTGATTTCATcaataggtaaaaaaaattgtttatatttattgaacTTCGGAGTAAGAGAAGATATAATGAGGAGGATGTATTTGTTTAAAGTGACAAGGAAATATATGTAAAactatataaaatattaatgaaTACTATCTCCTGCTCACAGCTGTTGAAACAATCTGTCAGGCATCCGACTTGTTTCATTCTAATTCAATCTGAATACCTACTAGGAATTGAATAACAATACCCAGCCCTACCTGTTTCTAAATGACACTAAAATACCCTTTGAGTTGCTTTAAAATCCGAAAAATGTCCATCACTCACCTAAAGATTACTTTTACAAACATTACTAGTGTACTCATATTGAATGCTTATTACCTGGGGTTCCTAACAGATTGTTGTCTCTCATGAGCCGATAGTCCTCATCACTGAGATTGTTGACAAACTGGTAGAAGGCCTCCTCCCTGTCCAGGCGGTCCAGCTGCCTTCTGCGCTGTGACTCCGGCTGGTCACTGCCACTCTGCTCCGAACTGTCAGACCCCTCCATTGACTCAGAAGGGAGGGAGATCGAGGGGACGTTCTCCAATCTTCAGCGAGATCCAGCTGCTGCATCAGAAACAACGACAGCTGTAGATCAACAATAGGCAGATGCACCGAGTACAATTGACTCTGGATCTACTCAAATTGTGTTAAAGTAGTTTGAGTGCTTCCCTTTTAGAAGGCAAAAAAAGAACTTCATaaccaaatacacatttcttttaatttaacatCTGTAAATGTGGTTTAGCATCAGCCAGTGAGAAAACTGGGGTCTAAACCCAGGGTCACATCCAACACAGAATCATAAGGGGAAATCCACCCAGTAACTAATGTTAACCTGTTTAAAATCCACTGACTAAAAAGTAAACCAAAGACTAACAACATATGCATCACTGGGTAGTtgagactgtgtttacagtggCGTACAGTGGACTTTTCCTCAGCGTGTTAAACAAAAATGGCTGTGTAATATTCATAATTAAAGTGAATAGTTTGATATAGAGTGTGTTTCAGGATCCCTTCTGAAAACAGTATTGGTCAAAGTcgggataaaaacaaaatggcatCATCTAGCTTAGCCTGCGTTAGCTAGCAGGACATTAGCATCGTACACGGTTGCTAACACTGTCCACTCTCATTATTGCTGACTGTACATGAGACCTGTATTTGTGGTGAGATTTAATCGAATATAAGAGTCTTAAAACAGCCTCATGAACTGACCAAACATCCTAATTGTGTAAAGCTCACAGACGCCGCTACAGTGAGTTAGCTTCCATGTTCACCCCTAGCCGAGTGGCTAACCTCATTCACTACCAATGAGAAACCCAGCGATAGCTAATAGTAGCTTAGCTAGTAACTTCTTGATGTGAGTCCCCGGTAACATTATCTTGACGTAAACACACATTTAGCACAAATATAGCTGATGTCAGGATACAATCGTGGCAATGTCCCAACTACAACACGAGGGTGTCATTATGAATACATCACAGCTAGCACCACCGCAAGCTAACTTAGCAGACGATGTCAATTAATGACGTTACGGGCATAGCGTTAGCAACAAACAGCTAAAAGTAGCTAGCGGATGAAAATAAAGGCCATCAGGATGGATACACCTCTGACACCGATGCTCTACCTGTTCACTGATGTTCGGATGTGATCGTACAGCCCAGTTGTTCCTCTGCCACTCTATGAAAAACGCTCGAATGTTGAGCTAAGTGCGATTTCAGGattccattttctttcttttcgaaAAGCTTCAATGATCTTCCGGAAACCGACGAAATCCACACGTACTTTCCCCCGGGTTCAGTCTGGCAGGCAGACACGGGCACGGCACCAATGCCGACTCATGAACTCAGGCTGAGCTGTCTGAGCGGCGGCCAATCACAGCGAGGGAGGCGGGCCGAGCCAGTTCACTGTGTCTGCCTGACAGACACCACGCAgggcaaaacaatacaaagatgtATTCTCATAAAAGCGTCAGAAAGAAAAGGATGTTTGTTTTGGACGGTGCGACTCTGCTCAGCTATAGCGCCACGACGCGGCTGCAAATATAAATACTCCTACTTTCTGCAGAATCAGCCTGGAAGACAAATATCTGTAAACACCAGTGTCCTTAAATGGCCAACGTACATCGTCGTTCCATTGCTTTAACAATACCATCTGTCTTATGAACCTAATTATGTCTGGTATTTATCCAGTAGAGTCCAATGATTTATGTCACATCATAAACTGCAGCAATTATATTATAAGTATTATAAAGTAGCCAATTATATCATTATCATAGTAGTATTTAgtcattttttgacattttgtggTACAGTATattcaaaattaaataaaatatgaatatgataaTGGTATAGAGGAAATATCTGAGTCTCATTATTAGATGGCAATGGAAGAAGTGCAAtagttaaaatcaaattaatactaTTTCTGCAtcctaaatgttttatttaatctcaCACTCTCAAACTAGTGGTGTTAATGAATCAATGTCCCCTGATACATCTTCAAAAGAGATGCACTTCATTTAAAGCGTCTTCTCTTGCTTAACGTGCATGTTCATGGAAAGGCAATTTAATAaggtaaacaaaaaaattaaataaaataaatgtgtaaggTCCTAAATTGATTAACCCCCAAAATGTTGGACAGAATTTTGGGAGATCAtcctaaaatgtataaataaaaaagctaCACTCCAAATCTATCTCTTGTCAAATCAAGAAGTTAAATTAATTGAAAGGACAGTTTAGTGCAAAAAACGACTTTCTTCAAAGTTCAACTTCCAATAGTTTCAACAATGAATAGAAATGTTccagaaattatatattttcaaaaattTTGCGACTATACAATTAGCAATGTGATGATTCTTTGTCAGTTGTTGCAGCAACATGTATTGttattttcaaataataatttagGTATCAGGACAAAGGAAATCTGTATCTGAGATTAGCATATGCATAATACAGCATGggacattttatatttgtaaagacatattgaattaaatgaattaaattggGATATCAATTTCAATTTACAAACACTATCACATAGTTTTGTTAAttctcacacaaaaacaaatgttgcgGTCAAACTAGGTCCCAACATCCAACTCATCTTTAGAATTGGAGGGAGAAGCACTGCAGGCTTTTAACAGGCCCTGGAAGTTTGAGTGGGTGGAGGTAGGACAGTATTGATACATCAGCATGTCAGTAGAGACACAGTCGTGACCCCTGAGCTGTGGTGGGGGGGCAACTGCTCACAGGCTGTTTTTAAACTAAACCCGCAAAAAATTTACCTTGTAACTACAGTTGCAGCAATCACATAGATGTTTTCATGAAAATGTCCTAATTCCCCAATTTAATTAACACCCAGAAATACATAACCTTTCAGTGAAACCACAAGAGGCTAATGGCCGGGGGTTGAAAACCTCAGTAGTGCCTTAAAGCTATTGTACTAAGATATTACTACACTTCAATATTACTGCATTTTACACATCACATTTGCCTAAAAAGCTTTGGATGTAAATGCATGTTTTTCTTCTAATGTGCAAGccaaacaaaaatgtgtttgagtAATTGTGTTAGGTTCTCGTGATTTGACTCAATAAGTAACTATGTGTCTTCTGTACAAAACACTGCAGATATAGACGCACAGATTCTATTTAAGTGTTACATTTCTCACtaatgataaataaacaaatgtataaacAACTCTTCTACTGAGAGAGTCGCCTACGACTCTTAATGCAACGTGAACGCACACTGACAAAACAACTCGGAACAAACATAATAACCACAGGTGCACCTCATCCATCGCTGTAGACGATCCGTCTTATAATTTGCCTTCTCCCTTATCTGCTATGGGTGACTAGGGAACAAAAACAATGTTAATACCACCTGACAAATTTGGAGGCATACATCACAGGATCTGTTTATGGTCTGAGACAGTATCTCCAGCTCCAATTAAGCATGCCAGAATGAGTTGCAGTGTGGACCACTGCAGCCCAGCTCAGAGTTATGGATGAGCAGTCACTCCAGCAATGCCGGGGCCTGAGTGCTAATTAGATATGACATTAAAATAACATGAGCCAAAGCCAGACTTCCACTGTAACAAATAGGGACAGGCTAATTGGAATTGTTGAagttgtatttatgtttacacGTTTTGTGAAAAGACGAAGCACCGAATACAGCAGATTATATTCTTCCATATTCCTATCGCTGTGGCAGAGGGAGTGTATGATATGCCACTTACACCTCACTCCAGAAATCTCAGTTAGCGGTTTGTAATATTAATTTAGCATTTTGTAGGATTAATTGTTATTTTGAATGGATAAAATTTGTTTTCAAAGGAGCTAATAGTATGGAGATTTTATGCCGTAGTTACTGGCTACAGCAAGTCGTGGGCGGTAAAAAACACAACCCAACTCTCTTCAGAAAGCAGCATTCAAaatcttattttaatttgtatatttactccataaacattattacaaaactCAGCAAGTTACCAATATTACATTATCACCATACAGGCTTGatcacaaatatttaaaaccttTGCAACAGTTACAacgaaacaaaaaacaaaataatgctCAAATAATTTACATGaaaatctataaaacagcaaattgttcacaaattatatttttttctgagttttcatgttttttttctttgcttatttgtgttttgcacAGTAACACAACACTCTCACAACAAGATCATGGTCTTATTACAAAACTCccaacaaaatgtaaatatttctaGTTTTCTGTTGATACTTTCATATTTTGGTTTTTAAAACCAGAAACTTGTCATTGTATATCCTTTCCACTGCCCACAGAGGCGCATAAAAggttactcacacacacaaatacttcacAGCACTTTCTAAGAAAAATATACACTTACAAAATATGTTACAAATTGGCACACAAAAAATATACAAGATTTTGTAGTGTCAAGAGTTCATTAAGATTCCTTCTGGTAACAACTCTAGACAGTATATATAAAGCTCGGTAATCTTTTAATGAAAAGAGCAAAAGTAATTCCAATCATTGTCAAAGAATCATGAAGTGAATACATCAAACATAACAGTATAATATACATTCATAAAGAGGGTTAGGTACCTAATctattttgcatttctttttttgttaactctgggaaaaaaaaaaaaaaaaacaaagacaaaaaaagagaaataaaaggaaagaacGGAAATAATTGTCAGCTTTCTTAGCACCATTAACATGAGGCAGCTCAACAGTGGcacattttgaaaacaaacaaagagaaaaaactatGAACTCAGAGAAGTACATTCAATTTGACAATAGGCAGAAATGAGAGAAGGCAGACTAAATGGGCGTGCAGCCCATGGAGCTTCCCATCAGCAGCTTGTCTTGGTCCTAACCCTGATACActggagaaaagaaacaaaggatcatggcagagaagagagagagaagagacagagaaagattgATTATGAATGCTGCCATATGCAAGCAATCAGTTACCATCACGTGTGCATCAGAATTACCATATCCAGTGTAACAAAGGCTGTTTTTAAATTAAGATTCAGTTTGTCTGCATATCTCCACGCAGTCTCATGTTATACTGCTATATTTGTTAAATAATACTTAGCTTTCAAAGATAAAATATAAGCCTATTGTTTAAGTGTATACTTGTAAAACCAGGTGACATTTTTATcttataaaaacactttatggCAGATTAAACATGATTGTAAACTCCATTTTAAGTTGGATTTATTTCTGGGCAGTGTTGAGGTGGTCGATCCCCCAAGTTATTAATATAAATGGTGCAGGAATCCACTAGATCAGATCGTACCGATAGATTTCTATTTTCAGAATTTTCTCCTTTATTGGCCTTGACTTTGACAATATTTTCTGCCAAATTTGTGATTATGATTATAAAAGACAACACAGAAAGGAAAGGTACCTTCAAAATTAGGTTAATTTACACATTATGAGACAGAATGGTCCAAAATAACCAGAGAAACAACTTATTGAGTATGGCAGCGTTAAGAAATAAATTACATGAGAATGTCAAGAAAAAATTACTGTTTAAATTACCGTCTCAGGTAAGATAGAAGTAAGATTCCCAAGTGGAGCTAAATACATGCTTTCCTTCATTTACAAGATTACTGATTCCATTTGTACTGAAAACTgctttcacattcacattaaatCTAACTGCAAAAATGTAATATCCATTCATGACTGATGCGTGCATCAGAATCTCAATGAGTAATAAACCACCTTGAATTTCCAGTACAAAATAGGTATTCAGTGAGGCGCTGCCTCTGACAAATGACAATAATTTCCTAGCTTACCCTCAAACATCTGCACTACACTCTCCTGTAGTTCTCCTTGGTCCAGAGAAAGCTCATTTGAACATCTCttttttcatcttcttcctctacaGTAGCCTTCAGAGCACATCTCCCCTTTGTC encodes the following:
- the rlim gene encoding E3 ubiquitin-protein ligase RLIM — translated: MEGSDSSEQSGSDQPESQRRRQLDRLDREEAFYQFVNNLSDEDYRLMRDNNLLGTPGEVTEDELFNRLQQIKDGPDQPNNNTPSTDVGEEPAVQPESSEDPAGGDSLLDWLNTVRRTGNTTRTGHRGNQSWRAVSQTNPNSGDFRFSLEISVNRNLAEQQAAAEGEQESPEGQEQEVVASAEPQVPMETEVVEEPVVEELAVIVEPEPELEEVVSPEILEESPSSPAALPVQPPLSLSPRRGQRRPRSRSPEPRRTRARTARSRSPLSLDQLDGLPNPRPAPNSQVPTPATSSPPLPQVEGSSRTRQHVLSRQSIADSDVQPSRASAESVPEVQNVEAQEGEAAGGEAGAAGRRPPTIMLDLQVRRVRPGEYRQRDSIASRTRSRSQNSNNTFLYESERGGFRRTFSRSERAGVRTYVSTIRIPIRRISDAGLGEATSMALQSMIRQIMTGFGELGYLMDSDSDSSDSNRGASTPSDLGETLNNPEATPAAVSTPAADVDEPPAAAGVRARTVETDLVEGLATAPPASGGRARPRPAISLEEPSSLPFLRLAHFFLLNDDDEDQPQGLTKEQIDNLSMRNFGETDALKTCSVCITEYAEGNKLRKLPCSHEYHVHCIDRWLSENSTCPICRRAVLVSANRESVV